One region of Chryseobacterium sp. SORGH_AS_0447 genomic DNA includes:
- a CDS encoding nucleoside-diphosphate kinase: MSNITFTMIKPDAVADGHIGAILGKIAEGGFKIKALKLTQLTVADAKKFYEVHAERPFYGELVDFMSSGPIVAAVLEKENAVEDFRTLIGSTNPAEAAEGTIRKMFARSIGENAVHGSDSDENALIEAQFHFSGREIF; the protein is encoded by the coding sequence ATGTCTAACATTACATTCACTATGATTAAGCCTGATGCAGTTGCGGACGGACATATCGGTGCTATATTAGGTAAAATCGCAGAAGGAGGTTTTAAAATTAAAGCATTAAAGCTTACCCAGCTTACGGTAGCTGATGCAAAAAAATTCTATGAAGTACACGCTGAAAGACCATTCTACGGAGAATTGGTTGATTTCATGAGTTCAGGACCAATCGTAGCGGCAGTTCTTGAAAAAGAAAATGCAGTTGAAGATTTCAGAACATTGATCGGTTCTACCAACCCTGCGGAAGCTGCAGAAGGTACCATCAGAAAAATGTTTGCAAGAAGCATCGGAGAAAATGCCGTTCACGGTTCAGATTCTGATGAGAACGCGCTTATCGAAGCACAATTCCATTTTTCAGGAAGAGAAATTTTCTAA